A genomic segment from Micromonospora echinaurantiaca encodes:
- a CDS encoding CGNR zinc finger domain-containing protein — protein MAMFKAGAEAAVRRCADVINAADTDDASLCAALEAHGEEVSSLTPDETRQLRDAAARLRPVARASSLEEACARLNEVLAACRPPRLTAHQDTPWHLHVDTSDDADWGEWFTASSAMALAILVTETQQPPLGVCQAPGCDRVYPTHSPGRPRRYCSTTCSSRARVASHRSRI, from the coding sequence ATGGCGATGTTCAAGGCGGGGGCGGAAGCCGCGGTACGGCGCTGCGCTGACGTGATCAACGCGGCCGACACTGATGACGCAAGCCTGTGCGCCGCCCTTGAGGCCCACGGGGAAGAGGTCTCGTCGTTGACGCCCGACGAGACTCGCCAACTGCGTGACGCCGCCGCCCGCCTTCGCCCAGTTGCCCGGGCCAGCTCACTCGAAGAGGCCTGCGCGCGACTGAACGAGGTACTCGCCGCCTGCCGGCCACCGCGGCTGACGGCACATCAGGACACCCCCTGGCACCTGCACGTCGACACCAGCGATGACGCCGACTGGGGCGAGTGGTTCACCGCCTCCTCGGCGATGGCCCTGGCCATCCTTGTCACCGAGACCCAGCAGCCACCCCTGGGCGTCTGCCAGGCACCGGGGTGCGACCGCGTCTACCCCACGCACAGCCCTGGACGCCCCCGCCGCTACTGCTCCACCACCTGTTCCTCACGCGCCCGCGTCGCCAGCCACCGCTCCCGCATCTAG
- a CDS encoding MFS transporter, with protein sequence MAPLGALLARTGDEMAGTAILLFAYGDSYPDEGAAVFGLLAVAAAVGGPLLGVWLDRARSNGPLALSLASFTVGLAAVGGALYHRQGGLAMVFAVMAGLFGPTVAGGWSASLTDPDAARAQRLAVFDASSYSLAGLVSPALAGAAYAIAGSNAPLVLTLLLLGAGTACAPFARVLRQADPNEETRPPHPLADLRRGITAITHQPRLRAATGSSCVACFGFGLFAVLVPAIGQEQFGSPAAGAILLAVLAAAALASNALLDRRGALQRPGRVLTWATVLVGLGIAIAAAGHPVTAILAAVVIGAGDGPQLAGLIQIRHQEASTHLRTQVFTTGASLKITASGVGALAAAPLMHTGLTVALLTAAAAHLIAAYIASNAGDHSGGDA encoded by the coding sequence ATGGCTCCGCTCGGTGCCCTCCTGGCGCGCACCGGGGACGAGATGGCCGGCACCGCGATCCTCCTGTTCGCCTACGGCGATTCCTACCCCGATGAGGGCGCCGCCGTGTTCGGGCTCCTCGCCGTCGCCGCAGCGGTGGGCGGTCCTCTGCTCGGGGTCTGGTTGGACCGAGCTCGGTCCAACGGCCCCCTGGCCCTGTCCCTGGCATCGTTCACGGTCGGGCTCGCGGCGGTTGGGGGCGCGCTGTATCACCGGCAAGGGGGACTGGCCATGGTGTTCGCAGTCATGGCCGGTCTCTTCGGACCGACCGTCGCGGGCGGCTGGTCGGCGTCGCTCACCGACCCCGATGCTGCTCGGGCGCAGCGGTTGGCCGTCTTCGACGCGAGCTCCTACAGCCTCGCCGGGTTGGTCAGCCCGGCCCTCGCCGGTGCCGCGTATGCGATCGCGGGGTCGAACGCACCGCTGGTCCTGACCCTTCTCCTACTCGGGGCGGGCACCGCGTGCGCGCCCTTCGCACGCGTCCTTCGGCAAGCGGACCCCAACGAGGAGACCCGTCCGCCTCATCCGCTGGCTGACCTGCGCCGAGGCATCACCGCGATCACACACCAGCCCAGGCTGCGGGCCGCGACCGGGTCATCATGCGTGGCCTGCTTCGGCTTCGGCCTGTTCGCTGTCCTCGTCCCCGCGATCGGGCAGGAGCAATTCGGCAGTCCCGCCGCCGGGGCGATCCTGCTGGCCGTCCTGGCCGCAGCGGCTCTGGCATCGAACGCTCTCCTCGATCGACGTGGAGCGCTACAGCGTCCGGGACGAGTCCTGACCTGGGCCACTGTGCTGGTCGGACTCGGCATCGCGATCGCTGCGGCCGGGCACCCGGTCACCGCGATCCTTGCAGCCGTTGTCATCGGCGCGGGTGACGGACCCCAGCTCGCCGGGCTGATCCAGATCCGCCACCAAGAGGCATCCACCCACCTGCGCACCCAGGTCTTCACGACCGGAGCCAGCCTCAAGATCACCGCCTCAGGCGTCGGCGCGCTGGCAGCGGCCCCCCTCATGCACACCGGCCTGACCGTCGCACTCCTCACGGCTGCCGCCGCTCACCTCATCGCGGCCTACATCGCCAGCAACGCCGGCGACCACTCGGGCGGCGATGCCTGA
- a CDS encoding VOC family protein: MFRTPQVILFSEDVPRAAAFYSRLGFTETFRVPAEGEPIHVDLVLDGYKVGIASVASTRDDHGLDPVPEGQRAAVILWTDDAAAAYAELTAGGAPALAAPHTWLDRLLIAWTADPDGNPIQLVQHLR; encoded by the coding sequence ATGTTCCGAACCCCTCAGGTCATCCTGTTCAGCGAGGACGTCCCGCGCGCAGCGGCGTTCTACTCGCGGCTCGGGTTCACCGAGACCTTCCGGGTGCCGGCCGAGGGCGAGCCGATCCATGTCGACCTGGTGCTCGACGGCTACAAGGTCGGTATCGCGTCGGTCGCGTCCACCCGGGACGACCACGGCTTGGACCCGGTGCCGGAGGGCCAGCGGGCCGCGGTGATCCTGTGGACCGACGACGCCGCCGCTGCGTACGCGGAGCTGACCGCCGGCGGCGCTCCGGCCCTGGCCGCCCCGCACACCTGGCTCGACCGGCTCCTGATCGCCTGGACCGCCGACCCGGACGGCAACCCGATCCAGCTCGTCCAGCACCTTCGCTAG